In the genome of Variovorax sp. PAMC26660, the window CTTTGCCTTGAGCAATTCGGTGACCTGCGCCGGGTTCGCCTTGCCCCCGCTGGCCTTCATGACCTGACCCACGAGGCCGTTGAGCGCCTTCTCCTTGCCGCCGCGGTATTCCTCGACGTTCTTCGCGTTCTTGGCAATCACCTCGTCGAGGATCTTGTCGAGCGCGCCGGTGTCGGCCATCGGCTTCAGGTCCTTGGCTTCGATGATCGCGTCGACGTCGCTGCCTTCGCCGGTCCACAGCGCATCGAACACCTGGCGCGCCGCGTTGTTCGGCAGCGTGCCGTCGGCGACGAGCTTCAACAACTGGGCCAGTTGCAGTGCCTTGACGGGCGCGGCTTCGATGCCGATTTCGGCGGCGTTCAGGCGGCGTGCCATCTCGCCGGTGATCCAGTTGCTCGCGAGCTTGGGCGAGGCGCCCGCGCTCACGGCTTCATCGAAATAACGTGCGAGCGCCGTGCTCTGCGTGAGCTGCGCTGCGTCGTATTCGGACAGGCCGTGGTCGCGCACATAGCGCTCGGCCATGGCGCGCGGAAGTTCGGGCATCGTGGCCTTCACGCGCTCGATCCACTCGGCCGCAATCACCAGCGGCGGCAGGTCGGGGTCGGGGAAGTAGCGGTAGTCGGCCGAGTCTTCCTTGGCACGCATCGCGCGCGTCTCGCCCGTGTCGGCGTTGAACAGCACGGTGGCCTGCTCGATCTTGCGGCCGTCCTCGATCTCTTCGATCTGCCAGCGGATCTCGTAGTCGATCGCCTGCTGCATGTGCTTGAAGCTGTTCAGGTTCTTGATCTCGCGCCGCGTGCCGAGCTTGTCGCCAGGCTTGCGCACCGACACGTTGGCGTCGCAACGGAAACTGCCTTCCTGCATGTTGCCGTCGCAGATGCCGATCCACGTGACGATCTTGTGCAGTTCCTTCGCGTAGGCCACGGCCTCGGCGGTGGAGCGCATGTCGGGCTCGGTCACGATCTCCAGCAGCGGCGTGCCGGCGCGGTTCAGGTCGATGCCGCTCTGGCCGATGAAGTTCTCGTGCAGCGACTTGCCCGCGTCTTCTTCGAGGTGGGCACGCACGAGGCGCACGGTCTTGTGCTCTTCACCGAGGAAGAACGAGACCGAACCGCCCTGCACCACAGGGATCTCGAACTGGCTGATCTGGTAGCCCTTGGGCAGGTCGGGGTAGAAATAATTCTTGCGTGCGAACACGCTGCGCGGCGCGATGTGCGAGCCCAGCGCCAAGCCCAGCTTGATGGCGCGTTCGACCGCGCCCTTGTTCATCACGGGCAGCGTGCCGGGCAGCGCCAGGTCGACCGCGCAGGCCTGTGTGTTGGGCTCGGCACCGAAGGCGGTGGAAGCACGGCTGAAGATCTTGCTCGCGGTCGACAGTTGCGCGTGCGTCTCGAAGCCGATGATGACTTCATAGCCACGCACCAGCGGACCGGTCGGGCGGCCCTGTTGTTGTGCTTCGAATGTGTTCACGGTCTCGCTCATCTCAGAAGCCCTCCGGCGTGCGTGCGTGCCAGTCGGTGGCTTGTTGGAAGCGGTGCGCTGTGTTCAGCAGCTTCGCTTCGCCGAAGTAGTTGCCGATCAGTTGCAGGCCCACGGGCATGCCGCTGTCGAAGCCTGCGGGCACGCTCATGCCGGGCAGGCCGGCCAGCGATGCGGGCAGCGTGAAGATGTCGGCGAGGTAGTCGGCCACGGGGTCGTCGCCGTGCTCTCCGATCTTCCACGCGGTGGTCGGCGCGGCCGGGCCGGCGATCACGTCGCACTGCTTGAAGGCCTGCTGGAAGTCGTCGGCGATCATGCGGCGCACCTT includes:
- the gatB gene encoding Asp-tRNA(Asn)/Glu-tRNA(Gln) amidotransferase subunit GatB, with the translated sequence MSETVNTFEAQQQGRPTGPLVRGYEVIIGFETHAQLSTASKIFSRASTAFGAEPNTQACAVDLALPGTLPVMNKGAVERAIKLGLALGSHIAPRSVFARKNYFYPDLPKGYQISQFEIPVVQGGSVSFFLGEEHKTVRLVRAHLEEDAGKSLHENFIGQSGIDLNRAGTPLLEIVTEPDMRSTAEAVAYAKELHKIVTWIGICDGNMQEGSFRCDANVSVRKPGDKLGTRREIKNLNSFKHMQQAIDYEIRWQIEEIEDGRKIEQATVLFNADTGETRAMRAKEDSADYRYFPDPDLPPLVIAAEWIERVKATMPELPRAMAERYVRDHGLSEYDAAQLTQSTALARYFDEAVSAGASPKLASNWITGEMARRLNAAEIGIEAAPVKALQLAQLLKLVADGTLPNNAARQVFDALWTGEGSDVDAIIEAKDLKPMADTGALDKILDEVIAKNAKNVEEYRGGKEKALNGLVGQVMKASGGKANPAQVTELLKAKLG